From Juglans regia cultivar Chandler chromosome 8, Walnut 2.0, whole genome shotgun sequence, the proteins below share one genomic window:
- the LOC108987716 gene encoding UPF0481 protein At3g47200-like, with the protein MEKSSTIQQKVAATTASVLTNANQKAEETHQILDQEAANTLSRGNGGNQHRELVISIKEMAVESGLELPPSSNECCIYRIPTHLRKLNEEAYTPQVISIGPFHHDSKRLEPMKKLKLKYFQRFLRRIENFNVLDILVNDIKVQEKRVRECYAETINLSSDNFVKLILVDGSFLIEFFYNILSSQGSDGVVRENRTLLNPISWPAFKLDLQLLENQLPFFVLEILFSHARLANYRLHSFSSLAIYFFEVTHGQKLPQNLAANARHIVDLVRALRVPSPRKLLSTHESNDLASANHLYSASQLDEAGVKFKTTLCY; encoded by the exons atggaaaaatcatcaacaattcaACAAAAAGTGGCCGCAACTACTGCTTCAGTACTCACCAATGCAAATCAAAAAGCTGAAGAAACTCATCAAATATTAGATCAGGAAGCTGCAAACACATTGAGTCGTGGAAATGGTGGAAATCAACATAGAGAGTTGGTAATTAGCATCAAAGAAATGGCCGTTGAAAGCGGCTTGGAGCTGCCTCCCTCATCAAACGAGTGTTGTATCTACAGGATTCCAACTCATCTTCGCAAATTGAATGAGGAAGCCTACACTCCTCAAGTTATATCGATAGGGCCTTTCCACCATGACAGCAAAAGACTAGAACCcatgaaaaagttgaaactgaaatattttcaaagattccTGCGGCGGATTGAGAACTTCAACGTACTAGATATTTTAGTAAACGACATAAAGGTGCAAGAAAAAAGAGTGCGTGAATGTTATGCAGAAACCATCAACCTTAGCAGTGACAATTTCGTGAAACTAATTTTGGTGGATGGGAGCTTTCTTATTGAGTTTTTCTACAATATATTAAGCTCCCAAGGAAGCGATGGTGTTGTTCGTGAGAACCGTACACTATTAAACCCAATATCATGGCCAGCATTTAAGTTGGACTTGCAGTTACTTGAAAATCAACTTCCCTTCTTTGTTCTTGAGATATTATTCAGCCATGCACGTTTAGCAAATTATCGATTACATTCCTTCTCTTCGCTTGCCATTTATTTCTTTGAGGTGACTCACGGTCAGAAATTGCCTCAAAATCTTGCAGCGAATGCAAGACATATAGTTGATTTGGTCAGAGCACTTCGTGTTCCATCACCTAGAAAGCTATTGTCAACACATGAAAGTAATGATCTTGCTAGTGCTAATCATTTATATTCTGCAAGCCAGTTGGATGAGGCTGGTGTGAAGTTTAAG ACTACATTGTGCTATTGA